The genomic DNA TAAACAGTGATGGGGATTTTTGTAAATTGTATTTACAAGGTGATTAAGTAAaaacagtgttgggagtaacggtgtttaagtataacggcgttaCTAACGGCATTActttttcagtaacggagtaatctaattcattacttttcccatcgttgcaacgcTGTTATCGTTattgagaatgtaaagtggcgcgttactacaatttggttgaatgaagcgcgaggtGCACATCAGCGggggatgatgacaccgttACAATCACGATGATGATTCACTGGGTGGGCGGATACGCGGATATcctgctcacgctgtctcactgcacgctctgactaccagtaaacacaagacagcgacaatgggaacgagccagggaaattcaaaggtagtGTTCTTGAACTAGAAATACCGGCACCacttctcgctcattgaaattaaaggcaagaatgtttatgtaacatgcacgctatgcccaggaaCAAGACTTTATCtacgtctgcctcaagcaactcgaatcttatgaagcacctcacatcaacacatgatGCTAACACAAaacctgttgctgctgctaacccaaccccaAGCCCAAATGCAGATAGCGAGACGgagccactctgttaaaacaagaAACGCTCAATTTTTCgggtcagcaacatctttgacgttaaagatgttatagaacgtaatagcgttatagaacataaaaaaaattacgtcagttactttgctgagtaactaattacctttacaatgtggtaactgagttactaactcatttactttttgggagaagtaatttgtaactgtaactcaTTActcttttaaagtaagatgaccaacactgatTAAGAACAACAAATACTTCTTCGTTGTAGCATTAGTTAAAAAGCGCTAGCAGTTGAACCCTGAACTCAGAATATTATATTACAGGAAAACAAACTAATTTTgagtagaggtcgaccgattcatcggtaccgatagttgattggtggaactatcgtTATCGGCAAGAATACATACCGATAGTTATTCCTGCTTGTGTCCCTTGCTGGAGCGCggtcattcattacacagtactgagagctgagaagggtctgctggtatcatgcattacaatagcggcctctagaggcaaaataaaaactatcactgatgcctcgtgttgtttattttcgacacgtgttactgcacgctgcacggagagcacatgctgtgcgGAGGAGGCTGACATCAGATGCGCGTTTAAAGCATTGACagcaaaaatgtatgtatactaggggtgtgacgagacactcgctcacgagacaagacgagacacgagattggggtcacgagagcgagacgcgattttaacactaatttaaagaaaacttcagttaagaaatatgactgggaaaaatagtctttactcagagaaccaaggttacaagctaggggtgtgacgagacgcttactccacgagacgaaaCACATCACGAGAGATTGGGTTCATGAGAACGGGACGAGATTTCGTCGCGGTGAAAAGTTGTCTGcgaggcgatgtgatgtcagggtgatggagcgtggaattactattgaaaatcccctgccacttttaaatcatttgtgcggcaacattttggttttctctgcggaaataataaacggcgaagagtggacagacaagacgaacacaatatgtaaacattgtaagaaaaaatgccgataccgcggctaacacgagcactatgcaaaaacacttacagcaccaaCAGCTCTCACTTCATCTACCGTACTCCGCGACTCGCGCGGTGGCAGTTAGTagtacggcatttctttcttacaatgtttacatattgtgttcgtcttgtctgtcactctttcactcttttcacctcgacgagaaatctcgtcacgcgagatctcgcgagatctcgtaaaacgagatctcgtcacacccttaatgtatacagtacattttgtcatatcataaagttattaatttgttgaatagatgctgcattagtagagaaagaaTAGCACAACAGAATCCTTAGTGACCGtgtagcatgtcgtgagtaaaagtgacccaacaacaacaaaaacaaaacctaattacttcttgtggcctgcgtattcacaacgagTAAATATAGcgatgcagattaagactagatgaTTTCCTAagcagatattgacttgggactatattgggtggaagtagactacagccgaagcactgctactcgggcacagagCTATCAGCAGCCAGCGGGGCTCTGCGGccggcgcaaagtcaccctttctgGGTTACCGTTTTACCgaaatgccgctgccctgatGAGACTTCTCTAATTCACAAAAATGGAATGGAATGTATGTCGAAAGTCTAGCCACGATGTTTCTCCATTGGAATGAATGGCAAACAGAGCTATAGCTAGcttcctcctaacgagacctctccaggtcacaaaaatgtattaaattgtaATCGGTCaaaaacgttagctttgtaagaccatagagtatgtgttatataaatgccatgacgaaattcaaagtgtaaatactATCGGTTGATTAATCGGTTATCGGCAAATACGGCCCAACCTAGCTATCggtatcggtcgacctctaattTTGAGTGCAATAAATCCCTTCAAAAGGGATGGAGTGTAATGTGTAGTCCTAGGCAGGATAACATACAAGCTGTTCAGAAGATAACGTTACTgctggtcagccttcaatgtggagagaagatcagaaaataacaacacagctatcagggcatgaggaggaggcaggaggaaacagcttggctctgAAACATGTTCACAAAACGGCAGTGTGAATGagctggtgagatttaaggctATTACTCTGTGAAAAAGTTTTACCACAaagatcacagctgtacggcttctctccagtgtgaatgcgttgatgtgaTTTAAGGTGACTACTCAcagaaaaagttttcccacattgctcacaccagtacggcttctctccagtgtgaatgcgctggtgttTTTTAAGACTACTACTCTGAGTAAAacatttcccacattgttcacagctgtaaggcttctctccagtgtgaacacgtcggtgCACTTCTAGGCTATCATTCCTAGAAAATGTTGTACCACATAGATCACAGCTGTGaggtttatctccagtgtgaatgcgttgatgtattTTTAGGTTACTATgtcgtgtgaaagctgccccacattgatcacagctataaggcttctctccagtgtgaaggcgCTGGAGATTTAAGGCTACTGCTATGAGAAAAGGTTttaccacattgatcacagctgtaaggcttctctccagtgtgaatgtgttgatgTATTTTTAGGTTACTATgtcgtgtgaaagctgccccacattgatcacagctataagccttctctccagtgtgaatgcgtcgATGTATTTTTAGGGTACTCCgtcgtgtgaaagctgccccacattgatcacagctgtgtagattctctccagtgtgaactctctgatgaatctttaaatatccagatcttgtgaaggatttgtcacagtgttgacgtttgggtccctctcctcctctccgtttctatagcgagagagagcgagagagagcgagagagagagagagagagagagagagagagagagagagagagagagagagagagagagagtgaacaaCCTTAAACCCTGGACTTGCTCTCACTCacaattttcactcttcatacaataatttatgacaaaatTAAGGAAAATATGTGCCGTTGCAGACAAGTTATTATGGAAGCAAATGTACTTTTCATAACTTTTATAAGTTCAgaaatattctacatttttaaGGCAAGTTTCCCCATTCAAATGATTGgcaatttaaaaactaaaacatttgcaaactaTTCAGTTTTACTTTCAATTACAAATTCCATGGGAACTTTAAAATATCACAAACCTTTCATACATTCTGGGTATTTTTCATCCTTCAAATCCCATTCAAACTTTTtgaaatacatacattaatTTGATGTCGAAATAAAGGTAAAGTTCTTCTGGTTGCAGACATGTTACTATGGAAGCCATTGGGCTCttctcagtgtttcccacaggttgagaatttactgGCAGTGGTGTGTGGCGCAGGATGTGATGGCGCGGTGCGTGATGGCTAGGTTAAGTAATAATGGGCTCACTTGTATACCAGACaaaagaaggtgaaaacaatgactacacaacattatcagatcatttagaaagaaaaaacaatttacatattaaacaaattagaataaaagatgacacagatacagatgaaaatattGCGACACTATGCAGCATCTAACACAATTTCAGGGtagttattagggctgcacgatatgaggaaaatatgtgatatgcCGTAACGTTAAATATCACGATAATGATAtaacttgtgataaataaacagatattaaaacgtagcctactcagttctgctgctctCAGTATTtcgctaaaaaaacaacaaattgctcgttaaactttaaacaaatgacaaaaaagtgtagccatgatgtgctttgacacattttttttttgccaaatgttaacggttcagcagataaaatacccaTAATACTATGCTCCATAAAGAAAATTACATGTTATTAATCTCAACACTGTCAACTCCTGTTAAATCCCATAAGACTAGGAATATCTGAAAAGAAATCTTGTTCATTATGTTTGTTAGACCATTTTGTCCATGTTTTGGGGTTCCTAAACATAGCCTACTGTTCTGTACTATACAGGCAAGGAGAACTGAAGGCTTGATTAGCAATCACTAGCTCTGATTAGCAGTTAGCTCCATTTAGCTAGCTCCGTCATAAAGACATAAAGCGGAGGAGCCTGCCGCAGAGAAGGGTAACAACCAgaagaattacagccactagagccagtcctttccttaggatgtgccatttctgtgtctgtagctattgacgaggagagaggggggcaaggtagagggtgagggtgtggccttgaccaactgccactttgctcgttttaaaagccatgatgtctctctctcttgggtgggccaaattctctgggcaggcccatctgaactttcattttctcaaaggcagagcaggatacccagggctcggtttacacctatcaccatttctaaccactgggggaccataggcaggctgggcgaactcatattaatgttaaaaaaacctcataaagtgacattttcatgccatgggaccttcaCATAGTGTTAGGTAACCCCCCAGGTTTACAAAAATGGATTGTTGAAAAGTAACCAAATGGCTAAGAATTACATAAAATCAATGAGTTGTTGAAATGGTATTGCACAAcagtagaatttataaatccaggataaccgataaagcgaggcttggtCTAGTCTGATCAGAGCATCCTGGTGTTCTGTGTTTCACGACGGcaaagccaggctgaggaggagagactaggtcgagtcagaaTGAGGAGGAATGACTAGACTgaactgaaaccgtcataatcataccatccAAGGATTAGGTTACTAATCATTTGTACAAATTAACAGTGgtagctagggctgcacaatatatcgtaaATGTTGCGTTAACTTGAAACGGGTAAACGTtgtcaaagttattgtaaaatacccttttctcatcatttctcatttaacagcaatttactggtgaaataagttatcattatgttattatt from Perca fluviatilis chromosome 2, GENO_Pfluv_1.0, whole genome shotgun sequence includes the following:
- the LOC120544512 gene encoding LOW QUALITY PROTEIN: zinc finger protein 502-like (The sequence of the model RefSeq protein was modified relative to this genomic sequence to represent the inferred CDS: inserted 2 bases in 1 codon), with product MDCDKSFTRSGYLKIHQRVHTGENLHSCDQCGAAFTRRSTLKIHRRIHTGEKAYSCDQCGAAFTRHSNLKIHQHIHTGEKPYSCDQCGKTFSHSSSLKSXQRLHTGEKPYSCDQCGAAFTRHSNLKIHQRIHTGDKPHSCDLCGTTFSRNDSLEVHRRVHTGEKPYSCEQCGKCFTQSSSLKKHQRIHTGEKPYWCEQCGKTFSVSSHLKSHQRIHTGEKPYSCDLCGKTFSQSNSLKSHQLIHTAVL